The Arachis ipaensis cultivar K30076 chromosome B03, Araip1.1, whole genome shotgun sequence region TATAACCTTGTCTAAGAAAGTGAGAACAGAACAAAATATTTCTTCTCATTTGTTTATTCAACCTAACTTCCTAAGCGATATTAGAGACATTTTAGTAACAGAAAGTTGATGCTAAATTGCTAATCTCAAATAGACAAACAGTTAAAATTGTCATGTAGTTATCTCGGTTTGTAATATCATTTATGGTTGTTTGCAGATTTATATTATGATTTGGTATTTGATATTTGAACTGGAAGCTCATATGGAATTAGTAGCTTACAAATTCAAATTCATTCGTTGTTCGTTGAATCTTTGATCATTGTAGATTCGATTTGTTACTAAGAAATTGTTAAGGGGGATAAAGCTAAAGCAATGTGTTGAATGTCATTGCAGTATTTCTTATACCAGCTCTTGAGAGGATTAAAGTATGTACACTCTGCCAATGTTTTGCACCGAGATCTAAAGCCAAGCAATTTACTTCTCAATGCAAACTGTGATCTCAAAATATGTGACTTTGGGCTTGCCAGAACAACATCTGAGACAGATTTTATGACAGAATATGTTGTCACTCGTTGGTACAGAGCCCCTGAATTGCTATTGAACTGTTCAGAATATACTGCAGCGATTGATATCTGGTCTGTTGGATGTATTTTGATGGAAATAATTAGAAGGGAGCCTTTGTTTCCTGGTAAAGATTATGTTCAGCAGTTGGCACTTATAACTGAGGTATTTGTCCGTGTCTTCAATACTTGAAATTTTTTAGAATAACTTAGTTTTGCAAAATTGCAAATGGTGAAATCTTGATGAGCTAAGTCCTCACAATTTTGTCCCAAAACAGTTACTAGGTTCACCAGATGAATCGGATCTTGGATTCCTCAGAAGTGAGAATGCAAAGAAATATGTTAAGCAGCTCCCACATGTAGAAAAGCAGCCATTTGCGCTGAGGTTTCCTGATGTGTCTCCATTGGCAATTGATCTTGCTGAGAAAATGTTGGTCTTTGATCCCTCAAAACGCATAACTGGTATGTTATTCAATCCTTATTTTATCATCGTCACTCATTTCTTCCTTccattttaactaatattatatGGTTTTATAGTTGAGGAAGCACTGAATCACCCATATTTGGCAAGCCTTCATGAGATCAATGAGGAGCCCACTTGCCCGAGTCCATTCATCTTTGATTTTGAACAGACAAGTCTGAATGAAGAAGATATAAAGGAGCTCATATGGCAAGAGTCTCTGAACTTCAGCCAGGATCAGATGCTTGAATAAATCAGTAAGCAAGATGGtcattttcctttttatcttttcaattctATGGACTTCCATAATACATGTTCAGAGTTGGGTGCaaaaagtggtttgattcaatgAAACATGTTATGAAAATGTTTCTTAGTGGTGTATGTGATTCTAGTAACCTGTAGTTACTAGTCAAGGAAGAGTGGTTAGAAGATGAATCCTCCCAGCTCCGTTGTCCTCGGAGGACAAGTGA contains the following coding sequences:
- the LOC107629162 gene encoding mitogen-activated protein kinase 13, whose amino-acid sequence is MQMEKENQNGDIALDSKYVRYNILGNLFDVYAHYVPPIQPVGRGAYGVVCCATNSETKEGVAIKKIGNAFDNRIDAKRTLREIKLLCHMDHDNVIKIKDIIRPAEREKFNDVYIVYELMDTDLHQIIQSNQPLTDDHCQYFLYQLLRGLKYVHSANVLHRDLKPSNLLLNANCDLKICDFGLARTTSETDFMTEYVVTRWYRAPELLLNCSEYTAAIDIWSVGCILMEIIRREPLFPGKDYVQQLALITELLGSPDESDLGFLRSENAKKYVKQLPHVEKQPFALRFPDVSPLAIDLAEKMLVFDPSKRITVEEALNHPYLASLHEINEEPTCPSPFIFDFEQTSLNEEDIKELIWQESLNFSQDQMLE